DNA sequence from the Coffea arabica cultivar ET-39 chromosome 11c, Coffea Arabica ET-39 HiFi, whole genome shotgun sequence genome:
TTTCTAGTAGGAAAATAACAAGGAGACTTTAGCAATAAAAAGGATCTTACACTTCTTGCGGTGACTGACTAACAGGATACAAAAAGAAGAATAAACATTGTGGTTTCtaacttttctttgtttctttcctGAGCTTTAGGATCAGCACAAAGACTTGAAAGGCCAAGTCACTGTTTTCAAACCGACCAGGTAAAAGCAATATGCAACACACTCAGCAAGCTAATAAAAATGTAACAAATAGTGCATTAGGAGGCATGTTCACCTTATCATAAGTTGCCCAGTTTATCCCATACGAAAATAACTCATCTTTGGTCTTTGGAATCATATCAATCAACTGTTTGGCATCCAAGAGCTTCTGATTATCTGGGGCCTTCACTTTATCAAGTCCAGGTTCTCGTACCCTGTCCCGGTCCAAACTCTCTTTCCTACTCTCTTCTCTGGTGCGTGTAAAATCATCGCCATTTCTGTCCCTATCCCTCTGGCTTGATCTATCATGAGACCTCCtacatttttccttttccaaatcAGGCTTCTCATCCTTAGAATTATTATTTGATATGCGTCTTACAGACTCTGTTGCCACTGCTAAATTAGAAGGTGGTGCTTCAGAAACTAATGAGTGGATAGCCAGCTGTTCCTCTGTTGAGTAATCAATTGGAACTAGAGGTCTCATCTTCTTTTCCTTGTGCATGTCCTCATCCTCATCTTGGTCAAATACAGAAGGAACAGTGGTTCTTTTCCCCGATCCTTGCAGACCAAAGCCCAATTTTCTAGATGGAGCATTGCTATTTTGCCGTGCATCATTTGTAGAAAGAGAAGCCATCAATGACAGATCAGCAATACCATTTTGCACAGTCCCATCACCTAACACTTTAACACAAATCTTGTTATAAAacatcaaaaaaaattaaattcaaaaagTACGAAGAAAATGAGCTAGCTAACTAACCAATACCATTATTCACACCTAAATCATGATCAGAAGTCTGTTCAATGGCCTTATCCTTGCTTCCACAATTGTTTTCTTCAGGTAAAACAGTTCCATCACGTCCATTGCCAGATAAAAGCCTTAATTCCTCCTCCTGTTCTTTCTTCTTCCGCTCTTCCTCAGCCATCCTCTTGGCCTCAGcaacctcttcttcttctttcaatCTATCACCCATGtcttcttccttttcccttTGTCTCCTCCTCCTTTCCTCCTCACTATCCCTATACTTCTTCTTCTTGCTATAACCATCATCTCTTTCACGCTCTTGATTTGCTATCTCTGATCTGCGCTCCTGTGCCCGGttcttctccctctctctttctctcttccgCCAGTGTTCTCGCTCTTTTTCTCTAGCTTCCCACTCTTTTTCACGTGCCTTAAACCTACGCTCATCATCCCGTATTCTATATTCTCTCTCCTTCTCTCGCTTAGCTCGTTCTTGTTCACGTTCTCTCTCATACCTTTCTagttctttctccttttctcgCTTGAGTTCTCGGTCACGGTCTCTGCTTCTCCTATCATGCCTTCTTTCACGATCTGGTGAACTTGTTTCAGATCTATCCTGCTCTCCTGATGGTTTGCTTTCACCAGGCATCTCATTTTCGTATTTGTCTTCAACAGCATCTGCAAAATGATTGTGAAGCAATTCAAACATTAAAAATATCATAGATTCATATGACAGACGCAAGTTTAAAATTTTCATGCTATTGTCAACATACGTACCAGCTTTTGTAGTATCTGCATCCATTTCTCCATCCTTTGATCTAGCAGAACCTTCCAAGTTGGAGCTAGATGAACCATCAGCAGCAATCTGAGGAGGTGGTGGAGGTAAAGGTCTGTTTTTCAACCTCTCCTCTATCAGGCCCGTGAGCTTCTCCAAAGCCTCTTGATCACCTTTTCTATCATCATCAGTTACAAGGCCAAAGCTGGAAGCATCCCTATTCTCATCATTCTTTGTGTTATTGTCATCTTTTTCTGAATCTCCTGTAGCAGACTTTGATGATTCCAAAGAGGGCTTTGACGCATCTTTCTGTTTATCAGCAGATAAAACTCCACCTCTCTTTGTGCTCTCGGTACTACTTTCGGTTTCAGTTTCATTGACATTCTTCAAGCTTTCTCGTTTTTTTCGAACAAAATCGTCTAGATAATCCCGAGTTGCTTGATTATAGTTTAACTGAGAGGGCATATCAGATATTAGCAGTGTCATATGTTATCTTATCCAAAGTACTGCTCTATTTCCGGGTTACATTAGGGATGGAAAGAGGAAAAGGGAGAGCTTTCTAACTGGAGTAAGAGCCAGCTGATAACTTCAGAAGCAGGACTTGACAAAAACATCTATGATTACCCtataggggaaaaaaaaaaagaagaagaagaacaagccAATGCAATATTTGTATGTCTATGCATGCTTAGAGGCTAGTGGAAAAACAAATTAATATCACATCCAGGTGTGAGATCTATCTTACAACTTAAGATGTGAAAATCCATCAATTCTAATAGCACAGATTAAACACTACCACGAATTCAAAAGCACACATGAAAAAGATGCTTGATGATTTTTAACACTCATTTTGCCAATCTAcctaccccttttttttttgccattgTGTGTGTGTAGAAATAGAGAgagggtgtgtgtgtgtgtgtgagagagagagagagagagaaagtacCATCAACTCCTGTCCATCAATGTTTAATTTACTGAGAAGCCGAATTGCACGAAGAACCCCTTCAGCAGACTCAAATTCACAGAATCCAAAACCTTTAAAAGTTCCATCCGTAGGATTTTGAGGACGTCTCCAACTCTTCACCGGCCCACATAACTTGGAAAATTACATGCACATATACAGATGTCAATGCAAGTATACACGTCAAAACTCAATTGAATAAAAAATGGGAAAGCTGTAGCTTGAGATAATCATAATTTGATTATACAAATGAATCCCATTAATAAGGTCACGTACTTCCAACAGAGAAAGAATGAAGTCGTTTTCCACTGTTGAAGCTATCTTGCCCACATAAAGAGTTGTTTGCTTCTCTGTGGATGCAACACTTGGGACAACAGCCGGCCGAACAACAGCAGGAATGATTGGAGCTCGAGGACCAGCAATGGGAGGACGAGGCAGTGGGGGGAGGACGCCACCTGCAGCCAGTGGACGTGTAGGATATGCTGGTCGAGCCATAGGTGCAAAAGGAGACGGATAACGAAGAATTCCTGCATCAACGAATCAAGATCTATGCAACTCTATCAGAGAATGCTGATAGCTAATAGCAATTTTAAGTTctgaaaatatattaaaaatggGAATAAAAAGACTTTCACAAGTATAATCAAACTTTGTTACCAAACATTACAAGCAATTAGAGATGGCAGCACAGGAATGACAACACTCACCAGCTGAACAGATAACCTGAAGCAAAATCAAGGAGACATTGAATTTATAAATTATGAATGTGAAGCTGGACTTGGCTTATGCTCCCACTTGAAAACAGTAGCGTTCTAAACCTACCCCGTAAAGCAATTGTGCAAAATTTACATTGAGACTGGTTGCGTCATGTTCACATTGATACAATATATTATAACCAACAAATTTTGACCTTCGTTAGTACTAAATATAGCAACCATCTTCAACCTGATGTCATATGCAGTAaacaaaattcagaaaattaAAAACAATTCATATAATTGGAGAGATTGTGATACCTTGGTATCCAGAGGCAAGAAGCAATCAGTTGTTAACATGGTCTGCTGCCGGCAATACATGAATCAAGATccgaataaatgaaataaagtaTCCTTACATCTAAAAGAACTATCCTATTAGAGTAAAGAGAGCAGAACCAGACATTATTGGACAAAAGATATTTGTTGCTAGATGACATCTTTCCATCATGTTCATTTAGATTAACAAGAAAcattttctttctccatttctACAAATTAATGCCCACACAAGAATCAAAAGAATGAAGCAAATTTTTGTGCATACCAAAAAAGTAGTTGGAGATTGGGATAGTCAGTACACTCTAAAAAAACTCCATGTGAAGCCTTCTTCACCCTTTCTCACCGTAATCAGTCAAGAAACTGTAGGAGAAAACATCCTGTCATCGATACCCCTCATCCAACTAACACCAATCCTACCTTCTCACCAATTTTCAAACCCAGTTTCAATTAACACATATTTACAAATTGAAGCTCACTGCAGAAGTAAATACACGAATACCCATAGACATTAAGAAGCAAAGTAACATCCAGTCAACTAACATCCATAAATATGCAAGTGGCCACCTTATTCTTTTTGCTACTTATTTACAATTATTTACTATTAATTTCCTTAAAACTAATTCAATAAAACCATGCCAGAATCCATAAAAATTTAGCCTTTTCCAGATAGGTCAGTTTCCTACTACTTATTGACAAGTATTGACTTCCGTAACTAATCCAATCAGACCATACCAAATTTGATAAAGCTAGCGCCTATTTGCAGCCAAAACAACTAGAATCAGTTCAGTTACTTCAGTAAGCTAGCAATACATAGGCTCGAATCAGCTTTTTTTTACGCAAAAAGGAATGAAACAATTTGTTGATAAATTGACGTGTGAATTTACCCACCCGGAGGAGGAATGACGCCCTGAGGAGCAGACTGGGGGATAGCCGGGTAACCATTTGGC
Encoded proteins:
- the LOC113717276 gene encoding RNA-binding motif protein 25 isoform X2: MAEPLSSTSAETTTPPPPPAPESNSLQSESVSPNTQLDSSVPKQSSILPPNPNPNPNQTTPPPPPQTSLIAPPSIQPGAVVPPTAPSFRPATTPLPQFSPIPLNPGYQAPVGVPPPGVSALPQLPGMLPPPPPSVTGAGQVPVASSVPPVIPPLSYAPQGQPIRAPYAPLPNGYPAIPQSAPQGVIPPPGILRYPSPFAPMARPAYPTRPLAAGGVLPPLPRPPIAGPRAPIIPAVVRPAVVPSVASTEKQTTLYVGKIASTVENDFILSLLELCGPVKSWRRPQNPTDGTFKGFGFCEFESAEGVLRAIRLLSKLNIDGQELMLNYNQATRDYLDDFVRKKRESLKNVNETETESSTESTKRGGVLSADKQKDASKPSLESSKSATGDSEKDDNNTKNDENRDASSFGLVTDDDRKGDQEALEKLTGLIEERLKNRPLPPPPPQIAADGSSSSNLEGSARSKDGEMDADTTKADAVEDKYENEMPGESKPSGEQDRSETSSPDRERRHDRRSRDRDRELKREKEKELERYEREREQERAKREKEREYRIRDDERRFKAREKEWEAREKEREHWRKREREREKNRAQERRSEIANQERERDDGYSKKKKYRDSEEERRRRQREKEEDMGDRLKEEEEVAEAKRMAEEERKKKEQEEELRLLSGNGRDGTVLPEENNCGSKDKAIEQTSDHDLGVNNVLGDGTVQNGIADLSLMASLSTNDARQNSNAPSRKLGFGLQGSGKRTTVPSVFDQDEDEDMHKEKKMRPLVPIDYSTEEQLAIHSLVSEAPPSNLAVATESVRRISNNNSKDEKPDLEKEKCRRSHDRSSQRDRDRNGDDFTRTREESRKESLDRDRVREPGLDKVKAPDNQKLLDAKQLIDMIPKTKDELFSYGINWATYDKNALHERMKPWISKKITEFLGEEEPSLVEYIMSSTREHVEATEMLNRLQAILDEEAEMFVLKMWRMLIFEIKRVETGLALRSRT
- the LOC113717276 gene encoding RNA-binding motif protein 25 isoform X4, whose translation is MYCRQQTMLTTDCFLPLDTKVICSAGILRYPSPFAPMARPAYPTRPLAAGGVLPPLPRPPIAGPRAPIIPAVVRPAVVPSVASTEKQTTLYVGKIASTVENDFILSLLELCGPVKSWRRPQNPTDGTFKGFGFCEFESAEGVLRAIRLLSKLNIDGQELMLNYNQATRDYLDDFVRKKRESLKNVNETETESSTESTKRGGVLSADKQKDASKPSLESSKSATGDSEKDDNNTKNDENRDASSFGLVTDDDRKGDQEALEKLTGLIEERLKNRPLPPPPPQIAADGSSSSNLEGSARSKDGEMDADTTKADAVEDKYENEMPGESKPSGEQDRSETSSPDRERRHDRRSRDRDRELKREKEKELERYEREREQERAKREKEREYRIRDDERRFKAREKEWEAREKEREHWRKREREREKNRAQERRSEIANQERERDDGYSKKKKYRDSEEERRRRQREKEEDMGDRLKEEEEVAEAKRMAEEERKKKEQEEELRLLSGNGRDGTVLPEENNCGSKDKAIEQTSDHDLGVNNGIVLGDGTVQNGIADLSLMASLSTNDARQNSNAPSRKLGFGLQGSGKRTTVPSVFDQDEDEDMHKEKKMRPLVPIDYSTEEQLAIHSLVSEAPPSNLAVATESVRRISNNNSKDEKPDLEKEKCRRSHDRSSQRDRDRNGDDFTRTREESRKESLDRDRVREPGLDKVKAPDNQKLLDAKQLIDMIPKTKDELFSYGINWATYDKNALHERMKPWISKKITEFLGEEEPSLVEYIMSSTREHVEATEMLNRLQAILDEEAEMFVLKMWRMLIFEIKRVETGLALRSRT
- the LOC113717276 gene encoding RNA-binding motif protein 25 isoform X6 — protein: MARPAYPTRPLAAGGVLPPLPRPPIAGPRAPIIPAVVRPAVVPSVASTEKQTTLYVGKIASTVENDFILSLLELCGPVKSWRRPQNPTDGTFKGFGFCEFESAEGVLRAIRLLSKLNIDGQELMLNYNQATRDYLDDFVRKKRESLKNVNETETESSTESTKRGGVLSADKQKDASKPSLESSKSATGDSEKDDNNTKNDENRDASSFGLVTDDDRKGDQEALEKLTGLIEERLKNRPLPPPPPQIAADGSSSSNLEGSARSKDGEMDADTTKADAVEDKYENEMPGESKPSGEQDRSETSSPDRERRHDRRSRDRDRELKREKEKELERYEREREQERAKREKEREYRIRDDERRFKAREKEWEAREKEREHWRKREREREKNRAQERRSEIANQERERDDGYSKKKKYRDSEEERRRRQREKEEDMGDRLKEEEEVAEAKRMAEEERKKKEQEEELRLLSGNGRDGTVLPEENNCGSKDKAIEQTSDHDLGVNNGIVLGDGTVQNGIADLSLMASLSTNDARQNSNAPSRKLGFGLQGSGKRTTVPSVFDQDEDEDMHKEKKMRPLVPIDYSTEEQLAIHSLVSEAPPSNLAVATESVRRISNNNSKDEKPDLEKEKCRRSHDRSSQRDRDRNGDDFTRTREESRKESLDRDRVREPGLDKVKAPDNQKLLDAKQLIDMIPKTKDELFSYGINWATYDKNALHERMKPWISKKITEFLGEEEPSLVEYIMSSTREHVEATEMLNRLQAILDEEAEMFVLKMWRMLIFEIKRVETGLALRSRT
- the LOC113717276 gene encoding RNA-binding motif protein 25 isoform X1: MAEPLSSTSAETTTPPPPPAPESNSLQSESVSPNTQLDSSVPKQSSILPPNPNPNPNQTTPPPPPQTSLIAPPSIQPGAVVPPTAPSFRPATTPLPQFSPIPLNPGYQAPVGVPPPGVSALPQLPGMLPPPPPSVTGAGQVPVASSVPPVIPPLSYAPQGQPIRAPYAPLPNGYPAIPQSAPQGVIPPPGILRYPSPFAPMARPAYPTRPLAAGGVLPPLPRPPIAGPRAPIIPAVVRPAVVPSVASTEKQTTLYVGKIASTVENDFILSLLELCGPVKSWRRPQNPTDGTFKGFGFCEFESAEGVLRAIRLLSKLNIDGQELMLNYNQATRDYLDDFVRKKRESLKNVNETETESSTESTKRGGVLSADKQKDASKPSLESSKSATGDSEKDDNNTKNDENRDASSFGLVTDDDRKGDQEALEKLTGLIEERLKNRPLPPPPPQIAADGSSSSNLEGSARSKDGEMDADTTKADAVEDKYENEMPGESKPSGEQDRSETSSPDRERRHDRRSRDRDRELKREKEKELERYEREREQERAKREKEREYRIRDDERRFKAREKEWEAREKEREHWRKREREREKNRAQERRSEIANQERERDDGYSKKKKYRDSEEERRRRQREKEEDMGDRLKEEEEVAEAKRMAEEERKKKEQEEELRLLSGNGRDGTVLPEENNCGSKDKAIEQTSDHDLGVNNGIVLGDGTVQNGIADLSLMASLSTNDARQNSNAPSRKLGFGLQGSGKRTTVPSVFDQDEDEDMHKEKKMRPLVPIDYSTEEQLAIHSLVSEAPPSNLAVATESVRRISNNNSKDEKPDLEKEKCRRSHDRSSQRDRDRNGDDFTRTREESRKESLDRDRVREPGLDKVKAPDNQKLLDAKQLIDMIPKTKDELFSYGINWATYDKNALHERMKPWISKKITEFLGEEEPSLVEYIMSSTREHVEATEMLNRLQAILDEEAEMFVLKMWRMLIFEIKRVETGLALRSRT
- the LOC113717276 gene encoding RNA-binding motif protein 25 isoform X5, whose amino-acid sequence is MLTTDCFLPLDTKVICSAGILRYPSPFAPMARPAYPTRPLAAGGVLPPLPRPPIAGPRAPIIPAVVRPAVVPSVASTEKQTTLYVGKIASTVENDFILSLLELCGPVKSWRRPQNPTDGTFKGFGFCEFESAEGVLRAIRLLSKLNIDGQELMLNYNQATRDYLDDFVRKKRESLKNVNETETESSTESTKRGGVLSADKQKDASKPSLESSKSATGDSEKDDNNTKNDENRDASSFGLVTDDDRKGDQEALEKLTGLIEERLKNRPLPPPPPQIAADGSSSSNLEGSARSKDGEMDADTTKADAVEDKYENEMPGESKPSGEQDRSETSSPDRERRHDRRSRDRDRELKREKEKELERYEREREQERAKREKEREYRIRDDERRFKAREKEWEAREKEREHWRKREREREKNRAQERRSEIANQERERDDGYSKKKKYRDSEEERRRRQREKEEDMGDRLKEEEEVAEAKRMAEEERKKKEQEEELRLLSGNGRDGTVLPEENNCGSKDKAIEQTSDHDLGVNNGIVLGDGTVQNGIADLSLMASLSTNDARQNSNAPSRKLGFGLQGSGKRTTVPSVFDQDEDEDMHKEKKMRPLVPIDYSTEEQLAIHSLVSEAPPSNLAVATESVRRISNNNSKDEKPDLEKEKCRRSHDRSSQRDRDRNGDDFTRTREESRKESLDRDRVREPGLDKVKAPDNQKLLDAKQLIDMIPKTKDELFSYGINWATYDKNALHERMKPWISKKITEFLGEEEPSLVEYIMSSTREHVEATEMLNRLQAILDEEAEMFVLKMWRMLIFEIKRVETGLALRSRT
- the LOC113717276 gene encoding RNA-binding motif protein 25 isoform X3; translation: MAEPLSSTSAETTTPPPPPAPESNSLQSESVSPNTQLDSSVPKQSSILPPNPNPNPNQTTPPPPPQTSLIAPPSIQPGAVVPPTAPSFRPATTPLPQFSPIPLNPGYQAPVGVPPPGVSALPQLPGMLPPPPPSVTGAGQVPVASSVPPVIPPLSYAPQGQPIRAPYAPLPNGYPAIPQSAPQGVIPPPGILRYPSPFAPMARPAYPTRPLAAGGVLPPLPRPPIAGPRAPIIPAVVRPAVVPSVASTEKQTTLYVGKIASTVENDFILSLLELCGPVKSWRRPQNPTDGTFKGFGFCEFESAEGVLRAIRLLSKLNIDGQELMLNYNQATRDYLDDFVRKKRESLKNVNETETESSTESTKRGGVLSADKQKDASKPSLESSKSATGDSEKDDNNTKNDENRDASSFGLVTDDDRKGDQEALEKLTGLIEERLKNRPLPPPPPQIAADGSSSSNLEGSARSKDGEMDADTTKADAVEDKYENEMPGESKPSGEQDRSETSSPDRERRHDRRSRDRDRELKREKEKELERYEREREQERAKREKEREYRIRDDERRFKAREKEWEAREKEREHWRKREREREKNRAQERRSEIANQERERDDGYSKKKKYRDSEEERRRRQREKEEDMGDRLKEEEEVAEAKRMAEEERKKKEQEEELRLLSGNGRDGTVLPEENNCGSKDKAIEQTSDHDLVLGDGTVQNGIADLSLMASLSTNDARQNSNAPSRKLGFGLQGSGKRTTVPSVFDQDEDEDMHKEKKMRPLVPIDYSTEEQLAIHSLVSEAPPSNLAVATESVRRISNNNSKDEKPDLEKEKCRRSHDRSSQRDRDRNGDDFTRTREESRKESLDRDRVREPGLDKVKAPDNQKLLDAKQLIDMIPKTKDELFSYGINWATYDKNALHERMKPWISKKITEFLGEEEPSLVEYIMSSTREHVEATEMLNRLQAILDEEAEMFVLKMWRMLIFEIKRVETGLALRSRT